The sequence GCGGTCGGACTCGCTGCGCGGCCGCGTCGAGTACGGCAACGCGCAGCTCCAGCTCATCCAGGCCAGAGCCGATCTCCGGTTCACGCAGGCCACCCTGGGACGCGCCATCGGCGTCGAGGGGAGCGTCGCTCCGGTGCCCGACAGTGCGCTGGAGGCCCGGCTGGGAACCCTCGACACCGCGGCGTTGCGGCACGAGGCGTCGGCGAATGCCCCGTCCGTCCGCGAGGCGGAAGCGAGCGTCCTCAGCGCCCGGGCCTCGCTAGGCGCCAATCGGGCGGCCTACTTCCCGACTCTGACGGCAAGCGGCAACAGCAACTGGGCACGCGCGGACTCCAACTTCCTGGGCGGCGAGCAGTTCGGGCGGACGTGGTCGCTCCGGCTCCAGGTCAGCTACCCGATCTTCAACGGCTTCACGCGCGAGACCAACATCATCACGGCCGACGCCAACGCCACCGCCGCCGAGGCGCGACTGCGCGACGCGCGGCTCCTGCTGGACGCGAGCCTGACCCAGGTGTTCGCGTCGCTGGACGCCGCGGCCGCCAAGACCGACATCGCGCGCGTCTCGGTCGCGGCGGCTGAAGAAGACCTGAGGATGCAGCGCGAGCGCTATCGCCTCGGGTCGTCCACCATCTTCGAAGTGCTGACCTCCCAGGTCTCCCTCGACCAGGCCCAGGTGGACCTGGTCCGCTCACGCTATGACTACCTGGTCGCGCGGGCCCAGATCGAGGCGCTCGTCGGACACTCACTATGAGCAGTTCAATGAGACCCCTGATGATCGCCGCCGCCGGCGCCGCCGCTCTCCTCGCCGGCTGCAGCAAACCTGTCCCGCCGCCCAACTACGAAGCGGTGGCGGTGGAACGGCGCGACATCGTGGTCTCGG is a genomic window of Gemmatimonadales bacterium containing:
- a CDS encoding TolC family protein; this encodes MRFIVLMLASLASGAAAQEPRRVTLDEALRLASRSQPAMVQARQDVRVASAQERQSFGAFLPSLNANLSTSKSGQRVDATSGQVTRAPLAFNDQYGISGSLDLFTGFRRGANRRAAGATTSLREATQLRQEYAVALSTKQAFFNALAAAELVAVAETRLRRADEQLKLTAEKLRLGATTRSDSLRGRVEYGNAQLQLIQARADLRFTQATLGRAIGVEGSVAPVPDSALEARLGTLDTAALRHEASANAPSVREAEASVLSARASLGANRAAYFPTLTASGNSNWARADSNFLGGEQFGRTWSLRLQVSYPIFNGFTRETNIITADANATAAEARLRDARLLLDASLTQVFASLDAAAAKTDIARVSVAAAEEDLRMQRERYRLGSSTIFEVLTSQVSLDQAQVDLVRSRYDYLVARAQIEALVGHSL